One Nostoc sp. NIES-3756 genomic window carries:
- a CDS encoding Rpn family recombination-promoting nuclease/putative transposase, whose product MSEVRADYDGAWKEGVEQYFEAFLAFFFPEIQAEIDWERGYEFLEQELQQLIKESEVGKQFVDKLIKVWLKDGKETWLLIHLEIQSQVDPNFTKRMFSYHYRIFDRYNQEVVSLAILGDNQASWRPQEYSYGRWGCRLSLQFPIVKLLDYESRWSELEQSDSPFAVLVMAHLRTQATTQDLTGRLQSKLSLIKRMYEVGYSRDKIQQIFRLLDRLMTLPPELDLNFQAELERFEAEQKMAYMTSIERIGIAKATQKYIAQILTIRFKDVPTELVEKLNKLYDIELLNQLLEKAVTIGSISEFGQQLSQEDTNTDNETSK is encoded by the coding sequence GTGAGTGAAGTACGAGCCGATTATGATGGTGCTTGGAAAGAAGGCGTAGAACAATATTTTGAGGCGTTTCTTGCATTCTTCTTTCCTGAAATTCAAGCAGAAATTGATTGGGAACGAGGCTATGAATTTTTAGAGCAAGAACTCCAGCAGTTGATAAAAGAATCTGAAGTTGGTAAACAATTCGTCGATAAGCTAATCAAAGTTTGGCTAAAAGATGGAAAGGAAACTTGGTTGCTGATTCACCTGGAAATTCAAAGTCAAGTAGATCCCAACTTCACTAAACGGATGTTTTCGTATCACTACAGAATCTTTGACCGTTATAACCAGGAAGTGGTTAGCTTGGCAATTCTGGGGGATAATCAAGCCAGTTGGCGACCGCAAGAATATAGTTATGGTCGTTGGGGATGTCGTTTGAGTCTTCAGTTTCCTATTGTCAAGCTACTGGACTATGAATCTCGTTGGTCAGAATTAGAACAAAGTGATAGTCCTTTTGCTGTACTGGTGATGGCGCACCTGCGGACACAAGCGACAACTCAAGATTTAACTGGTCGTTTGCAATCAAAGTTGAGCCTAATTAAACGAATGTATGAGGTAGGCTATAGTAGAGATAAAATCCAGCAAATCTTCCGGTTGCTAGATAGATTAATGACTCTACCACCGGAGTTAGACTTAAATTTTCAAGCTGAATTGGAACGTTTTGAGGCTGAACAAAAAATGGCATACATGACAAGCATAGAACGCATAGGTATAGCAAAAGCTACCCAGAAATATATTGCTCAAATCCTAACAATTCGATTTAAAGATGTTCCTACTGAATTAGTAGAAAAATTAAATAAATTATATGACATTGAGTTATTGAATCAATTGTTAGAAAAAGCCGTAACTATAGGTTCAATATCTGAGTTTGGGCAACAACTAAGTCAGGAAGACACAAACACAGATAATGAAACCAGCAAATAA